One stretch of Hemibagrus wyckioides isolate EC202008001 linkage group LG01, SWU_Hwy_1.0, whole genome shotgun sequence DNA includes these proteins:
- the mrps2 gene encoding 28S ribosomal protein S2, mitochondrial produces MSIFFLNYDIITQNPTRLTFSGRRHGEIVSMAAGILTKVIHGVRSARLVGAALSSSSHTFTTAAKPTPASHNEDTDVNDKIMNFPLTQPDFFSVSELFTIKDLFEARVHLGHKKGCRHRLMEPYLFGTRLDMDIIDLEQTASHLQQALNFTAHVAYRGGIVLFVSRRRQFTHLIESTAQQCGEYAHARYWQGGVLTNVNTTGVRLPDLIVFLCTQNSVFQTHTGVRDAAKVNIPTVGIIDSDCDPSLITYPVPGNDDTPAAVELYCRLFRMAINRAKDKRKQMELLKGL; encoded by the exons atgtccattttttttttaaattatgacaTCATTACCCAGAATCCCACTCGTCTGACCTTCAGTGGGAGGAGACACGGGGAAATCGTAAGCATGGCTGCGGGAATACTAACCAAAG TAATCCATGGTGTACGGAGCGCTCGGCTAGTGGGAGCCGCCTTATCCTCCAGCAGCCATACATTCACCACTGCTGCCAAACCCACACCTGCTTCTCACAATGAGGATACTG ATGTGAACGATAAGATCATGAACTTTCCTCTGACCCAGCCGGACTTCTTCAGCGTGTCTGAGCTCTTTACCATAAAGGACCTGTTTGAGGCCCGAGTCCACCTTGGCCACAAGAAAGGTTGCAGGCACAG ATTGATGGAGCCCTATCTGTTTGGCACACGCCTGGACATGGACATCATTGACCTGGAGCAGACAGCATCGCACCTACAGCAGGCTCTGAACTTCACAGCACATGTGGCTTACCGTGGCGGCATCGTGCTCTTCGTAAGCCGCCGGCGCCAGTTCACACACCTGATTGAATCTACGGCGCAACAATGTGGCGAATACGCTCACGCACGCTACTGGCAGGGAGGTGTGCTTACCAATGTCAACACCACCGGAGTGCGTCTTCCTGACCTTATCGTCTTTCTCTGTACACAAAACAGCGTCTTTCAGACACACACCGGCGTACGCGATGCCGCCAAGGTCAACATTCCTACAGTGGGTATCATCGACTCAGACTGTGACCCAAGCCTTATCACGTATCCAGTGCCGGGCAACGATGACACTCCGGCTGCGGTGGAGCTGTACTGCCGTCTGTTCAGGATGGCCATCAACAGGGCAAAGGACAAGAGGAAGCAAATGGAGCTGCTCAAGGGGctatga